The Setaria italica strain Yugu1 chromosome IX, Setaria_italica_v2.0, whole genome shotgun sequence genome has a window encoding:
- the LOC101779723 gene encoding LOW QUALITY PROTEIN: putative UPF0496 protein 5 (The sequence of the model RefSeq protein was modified relative to this genomic sequence to represent the inferred CDS: inserted 1 base in 1 codon), with protein MGMCHSGGIARPRRLGRANAAAAEVEEEEGKEKGEPGSYEAACSADPELRTFDAALRRRASRAISAVASGVEVRSLSLGSLREVTGCLLDMNQEVVRVVLASKRDVWRSPDLFDLVEGYFDGSLHTLDFLVALDASLRRARDSQLLLHLALQRLREGAEGDAQEPSAAPAPDRYAGAMAELRRFKAAGDPFTPEFFAAFQAVYREHLAMLGKLRQRKRRLDXRIRSVRAWRRVSGVVFVATFAALLVCSVVAAAIAAPPIAAALAAAASLPVGSVGKWVDSLLKQYQEALHGHKEVVSAMQVGTFIAIEDLDAIRVLVDRLEVQVSSMVDCIELAERGEEAVRLGIEEIKKKLEVFMKGVDDLGEHADRCSRDIRRARTVVLQRIINPRN; from the exons ATGGGGATGTGTCACAGCGGCGGCATTgcgaggccgcggcggctggGCAGAGCCaatgcggcggcagcggaggtggaggaggaggaggggaaggagaagggcgAGCCGGGTTCGTACGAGGCGGCGTGCTCCGCGGACCCGGAGCTGCGGACCTTCGACGCGGCTCTGCGGCGGCGCGCCAGCCGCGCCATCTCGGCGGTGGCGTCAGGGGTGGAGGTGCGCTCGCTGTCGCTGGGCTCCCTCCGCGAGGTCACCGGCTGCCTCCTTGACATGAACCAGGAGGTGGTCCGCGTCGTGCTCGCCAGCAAGCGCGACGTGTGGCGGAGCCCCGACCTGTTCGACCTCGTCGAGGGCTACTTCGACGGCAGCCTCCACACGCTCGACTTCCTCGTCGCGCTCGACGCCTCGCTCCGCCGCGCCCGGGACtcccagctcctcctccacctcgcgcTCCAGCGCCTCCGCGAAGGCGCCGAGGGCGATGCCCAGGAGCCCAgtgccgcgcctgcgccggacCGGTACGCGGGCGCGATGGCCGAGCTGCGCCGGTTCAAGGCGGCCGGCGACCCGTTCACGCCCGAGTTCTTCGCCGCGTTCCAGGCCGTGTACCGGGAGCACCTGGCCATGCTGGGCAAGCTCCGGCAGCGGAAGCGCCGCCTGG GCCGGATCCGCTCGGTCCGCGCGTGGCGCCGCGTGTCCGGCGTCGTGTTCGTGGCCACgttcgccgcgctcctcgtctgCTCGGTGGTGGCCGCGGccatcgccgcgccgcccatcgcggcggcgctggcagcCGCGGCCTCCCTGCCGGTGGGCTCCGTTGGGAAGTGGGTGGATTCGCTCCTGAAGCAGTACCAGGAGGCGCTGCACGGCCACAAGGAGGTGGTGAGCGCAATGCAGGTCGGCACCTTCATCGCCATTGAGGACCTGGACGCCATCCGGGTGCTCGTCGACCGGCTGGAAGTTCAGGTCAGCTCCATGGTCGATTGCATAGAGCTGGCGGAACGTGGCGAGGAGGCGGTGAGGCTCGGCATTGAGGAAATCAAGAAGAAGCTGGAGGTATTCATGAAGGGCGTGGATGATTTGGGGGAGCATGCTGACCGGTGTAGCCGGGACATCCGGCGCGCCAGGACCGTCGTGTTGCAGAGGATCATCAATCCTCGGAATTGA